The Roseomonas haemaphysalidis genome segment CGTGACGCTCGCCAGCGACGGCGAGCAGGCGCTGGACCGGCTGGAGGATGGCGCCTTCGACCTGGTGGCGATGGACCTCAACATGCCGGTGATGGACGGGATCGAGGCCACCAAGCTGTACCGCATGGCCTCGCTCGACCGCCCGCACCTGCCGATCGTGGCGCTGACCGCCGATGCCACCGCCTATGCGCGGGAGCGGGCGCTGGACGCCGGGATGGATGCCTGCGTCACCAAGCCGGTGGACGCCGTGGCGCTGCTGGAGCTGGTGGACAGCCTGGTGGAAGGCCGCCCCGCCGTGCTGCCCCGGGTGGTGGTGGCGCCGGCCCCGCCGCCGCCGGCCGCCGCCGCGCCGCAGCGCGCCGCCGGCGTGCTGAACCTGCGCATGCTGGACGACCTGATGCTGCTGGGCGGCAGCGAGTTCGTGTCGGACGTGATCGCCACCTTCATCAGCGACTCCGCCCGGCACCTGCAGGCCCTGCAGCAGGACGCCGTGCGGGTCGATGCGCGGGCGTTCCGCGATAGCCTGCACGCGCTCCGCTCCGTCGCCTCCAATGTCGGCGCCGTGGCGCTGGCGGACCTGTGCGGCACCTGGCAGGGGATCGAGGCCCCCGCCATCCAGGCCAACGGCCCGCAGATGACCGAACAGGTGAGCGAGGCGGTGCAGGCGGCGCGGGCGGCGCTGCTGCGCTGGCAGTCGCCGCCCCCGGTGCTGGTGTCCCGCAGCGGCTGAGCGGCCCGCGCCCAGCCGTGCCACGGGTGCCGCCGCCGTTCATTCGGCGGCCATGATCATGCTGGACGACCGGTCGCGCCGCCGGTCCTGCGCCGCCGCCAGCCGCTCCATCTTGCGCAGGTCGGGCGCTTCCAGCCGCATTGCGGTGTCCACCCACACGTCCACGATGTCGCGCAGTTCCTGCAGCGTGACGGGGGTGGCCAGGTTGCGCGCCTTGTGCACGGCGGCCATGGAGACATGGCGGCGGCCCTGCTTGCGGATCCAGGCCTGCAGCTCGGACACGCCCTGGCCCGGGGTCAGCAGCAGGTCCACCAGCCCGATCTCATGCAGTTCCTCGGCGGTGTAGATGCGGCCGCTCATGATCATGCGCTCGGCCTGCACGGCACCGATGCGGCGGGCGATCAGGCTATAGGCGCCCATGCCGGGGAACAGGTTGAACAGCACCTCCGGCAGGCCGAACTTGGTGCCGCGCTCGGCCGCGATCATGCCGCAGGACAGCGCCGTCTCGAAGCCGCCGCCCAGCGCGTCGCCCTGCACCAGCGCGATGGTGACCAGCGGCTGGTGATAGCAGGTGAGGTTGTTGTGCACGACCTCCACGCAGCGGTAGGCGTATTGCTGCAGCAGCGAACGATGCCCCTGGCGGACGGATTCCGCGAACAGCCGCAGGTCGCCGCCCAGGTTGAACACGCCCGGGATGTTGGACGCGACCACGAAATGGTCGAAGGGGCGGGACTCATCGTTGGCGCCGGCCATCCAGCGGGTCAGGTCGGACTGCATGGTGCTCAGGTCGCGCAGCACGCTGGGGGACACGCAGGGGCGGCCGGTGGGCTGCAGGTTGCACCAGAAGGTGCGCTCGGCACTGTCCAGGTGAACGCTGATATCCGTGAAGTTGCGGTCGAATACCTGAGTCGGCGCCAATGCGCGCGAGTGATTGACAGAAGACGCCGCAGTGGCTTCAGAAACG includes the following:
- a CDS encoding crotonase/enoyl-CoA hydratase family protein — its product is MAPTQVFDRNFTDISVHLDSAERTFWCNLQPTGRPCVSPSVLRDLSTMQSDLTRWMAGANDESRPFDHFVVASNIPGVFNLGGDLRLFAESVRQGHRSLLQQYAYRCVEVVHNNLTCYHQPLVTIALVQGDALGGGFETALSCGMIAAERGTKFGLPEVLFNLFPGMGAYSLIARRIGAVQAERMIMSGRIYTAEELHEIGLVDLLLTPGQGVSELQAWIRKQGRRHVSMAAVHKARNLATPVTLQELRDIVDVWVDTAMRLEAPDLRKMERLAAAQDRRRDRSSSMIMAAE